Genomic segment of Molothrus aeneus isolate 106 chromosome 3, BPBGC_Maene_1.0, whole genome shotgun sequence:
TGATACTtcaaaaatagaggaaaagatTCGGAAAGAACTGAGTGAAGAACTTGAAAAATAATGGGTTTTTGTGGTCTAGAATTCctgagaaaattaatatttttagtttaCTGTATGAATGATCAGTTGTCAAGTTTTGTATATACATGGGTAAAGCAACAATAAAGTTAACCTTTCCAGATTTCGGCATGAACAGATTTCTGTGGCTTAAGTGTCCACTGCCCTCTCAATGCCTACAAGTCATTACAAGGAATCTTTCTTCCAGGAACAAACATCTACAGAGCTAAATTGTGACAGAACATCAATCACATTTTTGTCATAGCACAAGGCTGGTGCTAGAGACAAGCTGGGATGAGGCAAAGCAGAACAAGAGAAAAGCAATGAGATCATGAGCTTGTGGTGATTGCTGATCAGCAGTTGCATTTTTGTTGGCAttctgagaggaaaaacagcagaaactgATTATTATAAAGTAGCATCTGCAACATAAATCCTGAAGCTACTGTAAGTTagtggagctggaggagcttcTTTTCATACGACTTAATAACATTTTGTCACATGTTAAAGAATTGAGCTGTAAGAGTCATTagcaaagtaaaatattttattttcaaaaaaaccccaaattatttttaatcttttgtcTGTAATACTGATCAAACCTATTTacaattgaaatattttacaaaaatatatttttaacttaaaaaaatataaagagaaGGCATAAGGATTAAGTCTACAAGATTTAAATTCTATTCCCAGAAGATTTTGGAGAAATAGTCACAAACATAGATTCTGTGATGCATTACAGTTTTTACAATGAAACATCCCTGTTATTCTGTAACAATATTCATTGCAAATatacaaaattacaaaacattAGCAATAATATCCTAATAAGGATATGAAGAAGTAAAGCTCTGTAGAGCTTACTGGGAAGCAAAGGGAGATTTCTAGAACTGCAGTTACTAGAAAGTAACTTGTTCTGTTCTCATCATCACAGTGTCTGTGATGACAATCCTAATTCCTTACCTGCACACTGACCCCCCCCTTGTTTCTGTATCAGGGGCATCATGAATCCTTGTTCAGCCGAGGAATGGCTGAACAATAACCCCACCAAAAATCACTGTGGACCACAAGTCAGAAAAGCTCAGTGACTGCTGAGTCAGAATGGCATTTGGCAATTAATACTGAAAATAACCTCTCCAGTTGTCTACTGGCTAGCAGTGATGAAGTTCACAGGCACTTTCTGTTTGCAGGATTCCATCCAAGAAGGATACAGCACTAAAGCACTGTCACACATTTAAGAATGCCTGAACCATTGCTTTGACAACTGCAACTTCTAAATATTCCATAATCTAGGAGTAGATGGCCGTAAAAGACATTTTGAACAAACACCTCATGTATTTAATACCAAGAAAGTGATTACCACTACCTCTGAGCAGGCAGGATCAACTAATTAAATTTCATATTAGAACTGGTTTACTGTGCATAGCAGGCTTGTTCCAGTAATGTAAACATTCCTTCAAAGGTTTCTATTTCCCAATCATTGCTTTAAGGTGTTCAAGTTTATGCTCTTCAATGAAGTCTTCTACAATATGCAAAGCTCCAATTTTCACCAGCAGGAGAAGAACTTCTTTTGTTTCATCACTAtttaagaataataaaaaaaaaattttaaaaatatagcaGCACTTTTATTGACCTGTGTAAACTagaatttttgtttcctgatCTTGGCTACCGTGATCATTAACAGCACCCAACATCAACCACCTCAAACTCTCACAGTAAACAAGGACTGCTCAAGTGCTCCTTCACATTAGACTCCgtcttttcttttatatatatatatatatatatacacatgacATGAGCATACTTTAAAGTGTCAAATATATGGtatttaaggaatttttttaaattttaacacaAAGTATTTGGGGAAGCACTTGAATGTCAAGGACAGCCTCGTCCATTACCTGTGATTTTCCTTGTGTAGTGCACGGGCACATTGCAGCAAGTGCTGGCTGAAGTTCAGTAATTCAGGGAGAGTTGATCCACCCTTGAGATCTTGGAACCATCTTTCTGGGAGGCATGCAACCACCTGTTAACAGAGTATTTGGAAAAAGTTTAACAAGCATTTCAATATAACCAAGTCACATCATTTCTGACAGGAACCTTCTGGCATGTTCAGTCATTATTactgtgttttttccttcaaaCCAATATTGATTATCTCTCTAAGTAGTTATGCTTAAGAACCTACAGACCAGTATTTGCTCTAAAATGCTCTTATGCAGCAAGGttgctaaaaaaaataaaattttaaatgtttacattttctttttttaaaatattccattttcagttttgACCCCTCTTCATAAAAAACAAAAGGCTTTGAGCATACACCCTCTTCCACTGATTGTTATCTTTTACCTTATCACACTTCTTGATGTTATCTGGCCCTAGTGGTGTGTTGAGGATGTTCAGCAGAAGATAACGATTCAGCAGCTTGCTCAGGCCCAAATCACGGAGCTTGTCTTCCTGGACAATCCCATCCCAAAGAACAACgttggagagcagctgcagtaaTGAAGAAACAAAGAATCTGTAGAGCTGCTGGCTCTAAGTGTGCCAAAACTCTTAcaagtttcattaaaaaaaaaaccatagaAAGGTAATATGTGCATCCAATGCAAGTACAGTAAATAACCTAATTAATTTTACAAGTGGATCTCTCTGTATGTATAGATACACCTGTATATGTCTATACATGACCTCCCAAGGGTGGGAAGAAAATTTTACCCTGCTAGGGGGTATAACAATTTGCTAAGTACAGAAGGCAACTAAGAAAACTGTCAGAGAAGCAAAGACAGAAGTGAAAAAGTTACATCAACTGCTCAGGACAAGACTACACACAGTCCCTCATGACATGATGATGCTACAGTTTGTGGCATCACAAAGGTTTTTTTGTAGTTCATATCAGTATTATTAGGCActgagggttttttctgttGCCTCTATCACTATAAATCCTTACAACTGTAATTTCTGAGTGTGGTGTAAGGCTGTGTTTGTGAAGGGAAAACACCTTGAGGTTAAGCTACCTGAAAATTAACTACTATGAGCCAAGGAGGAGGACAGGCAACATGAATagcagaaaaactgaaatatggTCTGGGATGTTAATGTTTCCAGTGAAATGAATTTCAGAGaggacaaacaaaacaaatccagcCCTATTTTCTCTACCTTAACAGCTGACCAAAATCGTCTCTCTTGAAACTTGGAACGTACTGATGACTTGTCTTCCACAGTGCTGGTCATGGgaagaaaaagtcaaaataaagattatttttgCTGGATTTAAAAGGAGATAAACAGACATCTGATCTCTCAGACATGGATGCGTACAATATTTCATTTACATCTGTAGGGGAGAAAGGTAGAGGaactaaaaaaatacaaactgaaGAGAGTCAGAGGGTTAGCTTACCTTTTAGGATACAGAGGAATAAAGACATCTTCCTCTACAGATTTCTTCATTCTTAGGACAACCGTGTTCATCAAATCCtattaaaaaagaattattaatgTGTCCTCAGAAGAAAGACTTCATATTCCATTTGTAACAACCTCAAAGGTTATTTAGTTCTTCCAGAGGTCTGATATCTTAGAGATAAGTGCAGCTGCCATTTGAATATAACACACATTGAGACCctgaataaaaaatagaaacagcAGACAAATCACAGCTGTAATTATCTATAGGCTTAGCCTAGAGGGTTTTGCTATATCCCTAAGCTATATCCCTAGGTGAGGCCTGTTTTTACACATTAATCTGCAAGGCAGCAAGAAAACTGTACAGATTAAAATCAAAGCAAGTTATACACATGGGATCTCCATTAAAAGATGTTAAATTTTATGTAAAGAAAAATCACCATAGCTAGGATAGCATGCATTTTTGAGCAACATGTTTTCAGGTGCCATAGATTGCCacctagcttttttttttaagcctatTTATTTAAGTTCTTGCTAAGATCAGTTGTATCACTTGACTTTAAGCCATGGTTTCAAAACAGCAGACTTTGGAAGgcataaacattttctttaaaatatttcttttcatacTCGGGGCCCAAACATCCATCCCATTTCACCACTTAATCCATCCCATTTTCACTAGATAAACTTCCTGATTTACATCAGAATAAACCCAGAATCAGGCTAAGAAGGGCTTCCTAGAGTGACTGTGTATATAAAAGTAATTATTAAAGGATTGCTAGGATTACATAGTAGTTTTCCTCCTCACCAATTAACCAACCTTTGGGGATTctcaagttttaaaattttaggcctactttataaataaaagcttAAGGGATGCACCACTGAAGCATTACTAGCATATAAAGCTCAAATTTGAAAAGATAATTAAATGCAAATCATTGTTATTGCAGTGAAGGAAGATTAGATCTAAAACAGATTCTGGATAGATACAGGCAGAATTTTTTAACTGACAGCAGCTGATTTCTGCCTCATCATCTTCAGCAAGGAGAGCATCAATGAGCTGGAAGTTTTAACTGCTCAATCATCTAAGtggcaaaacaaaaatgtaatcAGAACCAAACAGCTTCAGGAGAATGTTCTCAGTGCCcacaggagcacacacagaagTACACAGTGGGTGAAGTTCCCCTTTCTCGGTACCACAGCTTTTACCTCTCTTGCTCGGCTGGACTCGTTTTTGGCAAGGATTTGTTTCCCAAAGATGTTATTGCAAAGCTGTACGAGGTTCTTTGTCTGTGAAGTAGATAAAGGATCCCACACACTCTTCACAAGTgctgaaaaaaaacaggaatttaTTTCATTCATAATATGCAAGTTACTTATCTGCCCTAGTTTCAAGCCATTACAATGTAACAGAAGTAAACATATAAAAAGTTCAGCCTCCCCCAATAATTTTGAAGAGGCCACCTCAGCCGCACTCTGTGGAACTACACAATCATTACATCTTGGAGCACTGGGATATCACCCACATTATTTGAtattatcatttttatttaaggTTTGATTGCGTAGCTGCAGTGAACGCTTTCAGTACAATCTTATCATACCTGTAATTTTGGGAAGAACAGTTTTTTCAATCACTCTAGGCAAAACTTCTTTATCATGATCATCATCTCTTTTTGATTCAGATATATTTTCTGCATCACCAAATTCTTCTATAGCTCTGAACCAGGGCATCTCTTCTAACTCTGTAAAATTCTGCTGAAAGATGAATCCTGTTAGTTGTTCAGCTGTCAGCATTAACAGAAAAGCTCAATCCAGCAACACCCAAATTCCCACTTAATTTCAGCTTCATCCTCATCACTGAATGGGCCAAAACAGCAAAACTAGTTTAAAAGCTGCAATTTAATGGGTAGGATTCTTCAAGTGTCTTCAAAGAACCCAGGAGAACTGTTTTTACAGGAGGTGTAAAAGGAGCTGGAGgtaaaaggaaaggggaaatttAAGAATATTCCAAAATATGCTTCAGTTTTGGAGACAACACAGTAGCTTTCTTAATTTCTAATTCACTGTGctaggtataggaaaaaaatcattcttcATATTAATACatcatacacacacagacacaatttttaacaaaaatgtCAGCTGATGCACCTACCTCAAGAGGATTCCAACTTATTAAATGAACTCTGATCAATGGGTTTAATAGCTTAGGCAGGCAGAAACTGATGTAAGCATCACAGTAAGAGTCAGGAAACTTCTCTTTCCATTCCTGGAATTTCAACAGGATTTTTCTGATGTCACAAAAATCTGCGTGGACATCTTCAAAGATTTTCCTACTATCCTCTAAAACATTATCTATGGATAATATTCATTgggaataaaaagaaacaatcaCAGAACTTATTGAGGCATAAGCTGAAGGGTTTATGCATCTATAGGACATAAGAGATATTTTTATGAGAATTGCATTTGTTATTTATCTTTGACACACCTGACATTGAAATGGTTTAAAAGCAGCTCCCACAAAAACTCAGTTGTACAGAAAAATAGTGTCAGAAGACCAAGGAAAGACATGACCTTTTTCACAGATTTATATAACCACTGTATTTCAAACTTCGTTCCAGAATGATAAAATTTCAGGCATGAAAATCCCTTCTGCTGTTACGTTAAGAAAAGTTATTATacctttctctcctcctcttcatccATTCACTCAAGATAATTAAAACACTGTAAGCAACCTTTAATTCACACTCCAGCTTCAGGAAATAAATTGACTGTACAAAACATGTTGCAGCACTGCACTGAGTACTGCCAGATCAGCTCTGGCAGAATCTGACAGAGCTAACCTCTAGTTAAAAAAGCCATGTAGAGTGCTGCCACCACAGGAAATCTACAACCATTCATTCATTCCTCCTAAGTCATTAGTCAGAACTGCCTGGGTGCATTTTTTTCTACAGTGTGCAAATACAAACATGGAACTCAAATGAAATATTCCTCTacttttccctaaaaaaaaaaaaaacaaaccattaaagaaatatcaacaagagatcttGTTCTAGGACATGACATTAGGCCTGTCACCAACCTTTGCTCTTCTGGAACTCGTCCTCCTCTGTGGGAGTCAGCTCCTCATCACTGGACAAGCCCTCGTGGTGATCTCCTTCTCCTGAGTGCTCCCTCGCCTGCCTCCTGCAAGCCCTGCATTTGGGAATGAACTCAGATGAGTTATCCTCTCCTGTGTCTGCAGgaaacagcttaaaaaaataatccaacTTCAAAAAATGTACTTAAAACAAGTCGTGAGAACAACAGCCTGAGGAGAGGCAATGGGGGAACAACAGTGACTACAGAACCGAAAGAACTCCTAAACTGTGGAAAAATGAGGGGATTTGGAAACTGACATCCAAGAGCTTAGAGCAACATCTCTGACCTCCCCCATGAGCCCTGCAATAACCTTCCCTTAACCTCATCACCACTGATGAGGCTAACAACTCATCCCACCTGAGCATCTGGTGGTTCAACTGGATCCTGTCTGACAGTTTAATGTGTATTTACTGAGCTCTCAGACTGTCCTGCCAGTCCTGGACCACTTGTTCAACAACCCACAGGAAAAAGGTGATAGCACCCATGTGCCAGTGGGGTTCCAAAAACTATTGCCATGGCATCAAGAGAAACAGACTGCAAAGTCAATGGCTTGAATTTCTACCACAGGAAAATGATAAATAATATGGAAGTGATATTACATAAATACTTTTAAACAGTTATTCACATCCATTACCATTAAAAGTTAACTGCTTTGAGAGgaagttattattattattataccaCTTTTCCTCCAGTAAAATTTCAAGGTACTTGCTGCTTCAAAGTATAGTTATGACTTGAGGTACCAACTATAAAATTTTCAAAGCTCCcaataatatgaaaaaaaaaaaattggtaccAATCCGTGAACACTAACATCCAAAATGTAGCATCTGTCTGACCTACACTGATAGCAGACCTGGGGCTACAGGTTGATTTGTTTCACTCACCATTGCCTCTCCAGCAGAAACAATTCTGCCCAATTTTGCTATTTATACataatacagaaatatatttctgtagaaattaataatattattaattaaaataggaagaaaaaagctcCCCTCATAATTTTGTCTCACTTAAGactttttagtttaaaatatcCAGCTCTATTAGCATTCAGGTTCAAATCAATATGAAGAGAATGACATTATAGCATAGATGGCTTCCATGTACTTCAAGTTTTGGAAagcaaatactgaaatatttttagagtAATCTCATTTAGTAATCCTACAGGTTTACATTCATGACTGCAGGAATGACAGGAAGTCAGTGCACAGCACATTTATCAGAATTGAGTGCACCTCTGTGTAAGAGTTACCTTCGATGCTCACACATTTCCAGGACCTGTGTCTTCTCATCACCTCCCAATTTGCTTTTCACTGGTTTGTCATTCCCACCTATAAGACAGAAACAGCCAAAAATAAAGTGGTACATTTTTAAAGTTACTGTTATAttttcaaacaggaaaaaaaaagaatctccTTCTATTGTTTTgaagttgttgttttttttttttttaatttggaaaatagCCAACAAAAGAACAAACCTAATCAAAAGTCTAACAGTACCCAGAGTAAGTCAGAGTGAATTGCTTGTAGCCTTAATAACTGGCTGATGTGCAAAACATGGCAAAGAGAAAGGGTGTACTACTACTGAAGTACTATCATGTAAGAAAAAACAGCCTTTCCACTATATTAAATACAACTAGGAACATAAAAAACAATGCTATGTGCTGCTAAACATGCAACTACAGTCTCATTTGTAATGAGCTGGAGGTAAAATCATTTTAATAGCAATTCTTACTGTGGCATTACTCTTTTCTCCTTACACCTACTGTCAGTTGGCCACTCCATTTTACAAAACCATCTTGGCTGCTACTTTCTCTCATCAGCAGTTTATCCCCTCAAGTGAGAAGACTGAACCCATATGATTTAGTATTTACCAGAATCCAGTGCATCTGCCCTCCAtctgttccagcagctccaagcagaTTGCTCTCAGCTTTGCCTGAACAGTTTTAAAGGGTTTTGGAGgtctggtttgtttgggttttttaaatagcaGCAGCTAGAGATTCGCACAGCATGTAAACAATACCTTAGCgaggaaagaaaatatgagCTGAGAAAACTGTACTAATTTTTCCTACAGTGACTGAAACACAGTTTTCTTTTAGATAAAACCCTTACACAGAGTAGCTTCTCACTTCATATTCTGCCGCATTGGTGTCACCTCCTGGTTTGAAATCCCCAATCTGGGCACATACATAGCCTTACAGACACCCTCAGGTAAAAGTGATGTTGCCAATTACACACTCAGCTTTTTCAGGTATTCACAGAATTCAGTAATAAGCAAGCTTTCTCCAACTTGAAACCTACTGGAAAACTGactcccatttttctttttaaatattgatGGGAAATTGAACAATTAAAAATTGACAAGGTACTTGGTCACCTCATATTCAGAGAAATTAAGCCAGAGAAAAACAGTGTCATGGGCATTACTGAGGCAAGAATTTCAAATGAGGTACAGTAGAAACACACCTACTGAcaatgggaaggggaaaggggatcaaaggtgaaaattaaaatcttaaacCAGGAATTAACTGTATTTCTGCTCAAAGACAGAAATTACTTTCTCACTGAAAATTTGAACTTTGCACTAACTTGTCAGATGCTGAATATAAGCAGATTCATttttcagctcctcctgccttcGCTTCGATACTCTCACGGCTCGTTGCTGCAGAAGGGCATGCATAGCCCATTCCAGCTCATTAATGTCCTTCAGCTGCAATACAGCAAACACCAATCAGGCTTTCAATCAGTTTAAATCTCACAAGAATGAGCAAAAACCAACTTCAATGGGGTTTTTGTATGGCTGTGAAATTAAAACAGAAGTATCAGAGATTGACAACTAAGTTCCTGGTCATGGGAGTTTTCAGGCTGAAAACACAAACTGTATGCCAGTTACACATCAAGGACTAAGACTTCATACAAAAGGGTTCACCAGGACACCACTGGTGTCCCTTGTTTTATTGCAGTTTGCTTTTGAGGCACCAGCCACTGAAGAAAATGTATTCCCTAActaacattttttctctttaaagttACTTGAAAAAATACACAACTGCAAAGtgacacaaaattaaattaaaattaaatttgattcTGATAGAACTGATTTTTAACTGGGTGGTATCTCTcattttttcctgacagaatACACCTTTAtcatctttaaaaaagaaaaaaaagaaaaatatacataCTTTTTCATTCAAACAGTTTATCAAGTTTTCTACATATGTTTTCATGGTTCTGTAGAATTTATAATTCATAGCTGCATCTGAAGacttctccagctcctggacAGACATCTTTGAGCTCTCAATATCCTCCATATATTTTTCATACTCTCTCTGGTGGGCACGGTGCACATCCTGTAAGGATGTTATCCTGAAAGAGAGAAACCCAGACAATCAGAACTATTGCCAATTTAACAGCTGATGCACTCCAAAACATTTCACCCATTATAATCACATACAAAATCTTTGCCTGTGCTAATAATAGCACTTGCATTTGAcctgagcagcactgaaagaTTTACCCATGCCAACATTTACAGGGTAGGGACAAACATCACACTTTGGCAACCCAAATGTCATTTATATGGTGCTGGTTTTGAAAGCACCACAGGTATTTAATCTGTACTCCTCAATATACCACACTTcccaaaaatataaaagccaaaatTACATGGTATCACATTATTAAATAGATTCTACCCAAAGTAATCTGGTAAAAACTACAACTCACATCAGCATGTCCATACCAGTTAATGAAAGCTGTATGGACAGAAGTACCTGTAAGCATTCACTATGTGTTCACTATTAAATACAAACCAACTGACAACTCTTACTATTGTGTGATAAACACCAAAAGCTTCTGTCAACAGCTGTCTCTAGCAGACAGGTAGCATACAAACATTTACATATATTACAACTCTGCTTCCTCTCTTTTTTACCCCTTCCCTCCTTACATATCCCAAGTATTTGCTCAGTTTGAGCAGGTCTGTAACAGAATCAAAGCACAGACTACAATTTATTTCACTTCCCTGAACTAAACACTTTCCAAAGAAAACAGATGAACTAAGCTATTGTGTTCTACTGTGCTacatattataaataaaaaaatattaatttatttcagcacTTAATATGTTAAAAACATCTACAAACAAAACAGGTTTGTACCTACACCAAACAGgttcctcctccccttcctgctgTTTCCCAGAAAAATTTCCCACTCTTGACAGCTGTATTCTCATGCTTTCTTATTTGACTCTGTACATAACTCTGTACATCAATTCCTTTAGGTGATTAAGAAAGCATACAGttccacaaaaatatttagtCCAACTTAGTTTCACTTCTCTGAACAAATGCAGCAATGATGGTCTGTACAAAGTAAAGATTACAAAGAGCTTGGTGCAAGCTCACAGCAGAATTTATGTCTCACTTGTATTAAGTTACTTGTCTAAACTTATCTGAACAGCtgcttcccagtgctgggagggaTGACAGGGGATGGCTTACCTTGGGATGTCTGACCCAGCTGTCCTTCCCACACACCCTCTAGGAGGTTCCCATGTCCACCTCAGCTGCCcacacagcagctgagctgctcaaAAGAAGTCACAGCCTGGCACACAACTAAAGAAAAAGATCCAGGCATGTTCTGAACAGGCTGTAAAGAACTTCGGCTGctttaggaaatatttttgcagcTGGTATAAGAACTACCAGAAGAACTACTAAAAGAAGGAGGATTGGGAGTGCCAGCTCTACCTGCCCCCAGAGAAGTTCTGCTTGCTGGGCAAATGTAACATCAAGCCAAGGCTCCTGTCAAGAACCACCAGTAACCATAAAAAGCTGTTGCCaaataaaaaatttactttctAAAGTTCAAGTTGACAGAAACACTCTTGGAAAGTCCAAATGCTCCCCTGAAACAAAGTATTGCCACATAAAGTAAAAAATTTGTAGCACTCCATTAGACATTATTACACTTGGTAACAACCCAAACAAAGCTCAACACTCTGGAAAAAAGAGTAAGACTTCAAAGCTGTTGCCTCATTCTGTGACAAAAACTCAGACAACTAGTAAGTTAAGGCATTACCTTTCAGTCAGTCTCTTCTTCACAATTTCCAAATTCACAGGTGGTAGAGAAACAGAGGTATCAAACTTGGGTTTGGTTGGCTGATATTTACGCACAGAGGCGTCATCACAAATTTCCTACAAAAATTAAGTGTCAATTTTTAATACACCATTTACACAATTTCTCCCTTTGCAACTCTACAGATCATCAAGACATACTATTTGAATACTAAACATCCAATACAAAGCTATATATTTCAACCACAAAAAAATCTAGACAAAACCCAATCAACTCAAGCATTAAATCCATAACTAACAAGGTCTACAGCTATaaattgctgctgtttcctgAAGAGTAGAATTAACTTTTCCATAAGCAAGTGGAGTATGAGGACCTAAGATCATACTGGATTTGAACACAGTCTCAATAGGATGTAACTTTCTCTCATTCCTCTACTCCCCAAATTGGAAAAATTTCTACAACTGTCAATACTGACTTCAATAAAGAGCTGGTTATTCAAATACTCCTAAGTCTGATCCAGAGCAAGTGATCCAAGCCAGCATATCAGAATATAGTTAGTTTTTGCCAATTACTTACTGAGAAAAAGACAGCATTCTGCTGAACTGTGAAGAGAGCTCCCAGATTGCCACTCAACAGAAATTCAGCAgaataaaacaataatttttgCTTTGCAACTTTGCAACATTTGTATCACTTGCATACTCTTGCTTTCAAGATCCCTtgcacagcagcaaaaaaatcagagttcagaattttcttctctgcttcttgTGATCTCTAATCACAACAGGTATCTGCCTCTGGGGCTGACACCACCACACTGCTTCTCAACACGCAGACAGAGATTACAGATTTTCATTGTCATCTTCCCATATTTCTAATCATCTTTCCCTGAAGAATCAGGGAATAACTTCCTAAGACCCTCCCTAACAAGAGGGCAGAACAGAGACACAACAGTATTCCAGACAATCTCTCTTGCCTATAAGCAAAAAGCAACTTCCAATGGTTAGGAAAGCATGTGTGTCACCTGAGAGAGCTTAACAGCTTTCTTTATTTGCTGCTCTTCCCACTTGGCTTCATCGTCACTTGATGCATCACCCAGAGACACTGGAAGGTAAAACAACTGTTATTAGATCTAACTACACCCTTTAGTTTTTCCCTTCCATCTAAAGCAACATGGGTCTCCCAGCCAATACTGAGAAGTGatacacacaaaaaacagcagaTGAAAAACCTGCAGATGGAGGACTGCAAAACTGAAAGGCAAGAAAGGCTTGGAAAAGGCTACTGGGATTTGTAGGATTCACACCAACATTAATTCCCCCAACTGTTTCTCAAGCAACTACTACTGTAGTAGGAGGCACATAAAcatcttgtttttatttctcaaaacaaAGTTTACACGCATAATACATGTAAACAAGAGTGTAAGTATAGACCAAGACATGACACCCAACAAACCCTTGAGCATTCCAGAACATACACTCAACTACAGATACAAAAAGATCTCGTTAGCATTAACCTGAATGGCAGATTCTGCTCATAGATATGCATACCTTATAGCCCTTATTCAAATACTTAAGTAAACCTGTGCTTCAT
This window contains:
- the GCFC2 gene encoding intron Large complex component GCFC2 is translated as MNHQKTPFTFFYTFPFCPSVPPKLPPSRGRGAPGSPRVRVGSHVGIAAVPAAIPGSDSRSRSRQRFPGAMFRRPPRNFRGRRRAASSGSSEGEPEPQPKPQPEPAAAPSPDSAPSPDSGASSPSEREAEPSEAEGDPGAERALPAEEPARSHRGRARRAGASPGQRRAGAAAGSGRAGKELLSFGGEEEREGEEFFKVKKPSFNEVTFRIKKKESLLPAQTEAEENKKICQLEPGVGNTKDTHEEDEDNEDETYSSLNEDYNSSDSENESSSPQRAQRGKDLSPGNIPSAAHVEAARRKRHLARAEADYLALDVSNSPQVPQRRGSSDLESEDESETKNLDFAPKMRPLRQRMTEDMDKMVSLGDASSDDEAKWEEQQIKKAVKLSQEICDDASVRKYQPTKPKFDTSVSLPPVNLEIVKKRLTERITSLQDVHRAHQREYEKYMEDIESSKMSVQELEKSSDAAMNYKFYRTMKTYVENLINCLNEKLKDINELEWAMHALLQQRAVRVSKRRQEELKNESAYIQHLTSGNDKPVKSKLGGDEKTQVLEMCEHRRACRRQAREHSGEGDHHEGLSSDEELTPTEEDEFQKSKDNVLEDSRKIFEDVHADFCDIRKILLKFQEWKEKFPDSYCDAYISFCLPKLLNPLIRVHLISWNPLENFTELEEMPWFRAIEEFGDAENISESKRDDDHDKEVLPRVIEKTVLPKITALVKSVWDPLSTSQTKNLVQLCNNIFGKQILAKNESSRAREDLMNTVVLRMKKSVEEDVFIPLYPKSTVEDKSSVRSKFQERRFWSAVKLLSNVVLWDGIVQEDKLRDLGLSKLLNRYLLLNILNTPLGPDNIKKCDKVVACLPERWFQDLKGGSTLPELLNFSQHLLQCARALHKENHSDETKEVLLLLVKIGALHIVEDFIEEHKLEHLKAMIGK